In a genomic window of Melopsittacus undulatus isolate bMelUnd1 chromosome 1, bMelUnd1.mat.Z, whole genome shotgun sequence:
- the LOC101868806 gene encoding D-threo-3-hydroxyaspartate dehydratase-like: MAGSDLCSRPGLAAVPMASRGAGTSGASGAGSRRSAGMDGQTDSTHTWLGAPLQQLPTPALTLDQATMRHNAERMRERCQALGVRLRPHVKTHKTLEGAELATGGTRRGIVVSTLAEARFFAAGGFDDILYAYPLPGGRLEECAALAQRLEAFQLLLDSPQALALLRQHPLPPGKRWLVWLKLDCGNGRAGVRPTDPAAMALARAIAEEAPEEVTLVGVYAHCGNTYGCRDVQAVQAIARATTSAVLDFVTALRQAGVPCPQASIGSTPSCSHPVPEMAQLTEVHPGNYLLYDLQQTLLGSCLPEEVAIRVLTRVIGHYPHRNQLLVDCGWAALSLHGRDQSPVGCAAIEGHPELRLVGLTQEHGQVGAVDGQLDFGRYPLGSILALIPFHACATAAMHPVYYVHAEGKVVELWHPIRGW, encoded by the exons ATGGCCGGCAGCGACCTCTGTTCCCGGCCGGGGCTGGCTGCGGTGCCCATGGCATCACGTGGAGCGGGCACCAGCGGGGCCAGCGGAGCCGGGAGCAGGCGCAGCGCAGGGATGGACGGACAGACGGACAG cacccacacgTGGCTGGGAGCCCCCCTGCAGCAGTTGCCCACCCCGGCGCTGACCCTGGACCAGGCAACGATGCGGCACAACGCTGAGCGCATGCGGGAGCGCTGCCAGGCCCTGGGCGTGCGCCTGCGCCCCCACGTCAAGACCCACAAGACCCT CGAGGGGGCTGAGCTGGCCACCGGCGGCACTCGCCGCGGCATCGTGGTGTCCACCTTGGCCGAGGCCCGGTTCTTCGCGGCGGGAGGCTTCGATGACATCCTGTACGCTTACCCGCTGCCGGGGGGGCGGCTGGAGGAGTGTGCTGCCCTGGCCCAGCGCCTCGAGgccttccagctcctccttgaCAGCCCCCAGGCCTTGGCCCTGCTGCGCCAGCACCCGCTGCCCCCCGGCAAGCGCTGGCTCGTCTGGCTCAAGCTCGACTGTGGGAACGGCAGGG CCGGTGTGCGCCCCACAGACCCCGCTGCCATGGCCCTGGCCAGGGCCATCGCCGAGGAGGCACCGGAGGAGGTGACACTGGTGGGGGTCTATGCTCACTGTGGGAACACGTACGGCTGCCGCGACGTCCAGGCTGTCCAAGCCATCGCCAGGGCCACCACCAGTGCCGTGCTCGACTTCGTCACTGC GCTGCGGCAGGCAGGGGTGCCGTGTCCCCAGGCCAGCATCGGCTCCACACCATCCTGCAGCCACCCGGTGCCAGAGATGGCCCAGCTCACCGAGGTCCACCCGGGCAACTACCTCCTCTACG ACCTCCAGCAGACGCTGCTGGGCTCCTGCCTGCCGGAGGAGGTGGCCATCCGTGTCCTCACCAGGGTCATCGGGCACTACCCGCACCGCAACCAGCTGCTGGTGGACTGCGGGTGGGCTGCCCTCAGCCTCCATGGCCGTGACCAGTCGCCCGTGGGCTGCGCTGCCATCGAGGGGCACCCCGAGCTCCG GCTGGTGGGGCTGACACAGGAGCACGGGCAGGTGGGAGCCGTCGATGGACAGCTGGATTTTGGGCGCTACCCGCTGGGCAGCATCCTGGCTCTTATCCCATTCCAT GCCTGTGCCACCGCCGCCATGCACCCTGTCTACTACGTCCACGCTGAGGGGAAGGTGGTGGAGCTCTGGCACCCCATCCGCGGCTGGTAG
- the LOC106023336 gene encoding tumor necrosis factor receptor superfamily member 16-like, whose amino-acid sequence MRRGRAVLPGPVLLLLLLLCSVPVRSEECGRRTAAGGCCTPCPPGFGVSEPCGHADTRCQPCAHNRTFSAVSSAEEPCLPCTPCPLLPARPCTPARDTLCTHEELVTGGPSPATPELVLPPPEGSGEDIIPVYCSLLAAVVVGLLAYVAFKCWRTCRQKQQLAKARAGDVGTCPEGEKLHSDSGVFLDTHSLQEPHQPGKAPYPEGHPFSAVPPQRQEELERLLESGGPGGDWRSLAARLGFGPDAIGTFGRGRAPTRTLLSAWASTEGATLESLCQALGAIGRQDAVRRLVGPGDATSAV is encoded by the exons atgcggcggggccgggcggtgCTGCCGGGgccggtgctgctgctgctgctgctgctctgctcg GTTCCGGTTCGCAGCGAGGAGTGCGGGAGGCGGACGGCGGCGGGGGGGTGCTGCACCCCCTGCCCCCCCGGGTTCGGTGTCTCGGAGCCCTGCGGCCACGCTGACACCCGCTGCCAGCCCTGCGCGCACA ACCGGACCTTCTCTGCCGTGAGCAGCGCGGAGgagccctgcctgccctgcaccCCCTGCCCGCTGCTGCCTGCGAGGCCCTGCAcccctgcccgcgacaccctCTGCACCC ATGAGGAGCTGGTGACGGGGGGCCCCTCGCCTGCCACCCCTGAGCTTGTGTTGCCACCTCCCGAGGGCAGCGGTGAGGACATCATCCCCGTGTACTGCTCCCTCCTGGCCGCCGTCGTGGTGGGGCTCCTGGCCTACGTGGCCTTCAAGTG CTGGCGCACAtgcaggcagaagcagcagctggctAAGGCGCGGGCAGGGGACGTGGGGACGTGCCCCGAGGGGGAGAAGCTGCACAGCGACAGCGGGGTCTTCCTCGACACCCACAGCCTGCAGGAGCCCCACCAGCCCGGCAAGG CCCCCTACCCCGAGGGGCACCCGTTCAGCGCCGTGCCGCCGCAGcgccaggaggagctggagcggCTGCTGGAGAGCGGCGGTCCCGGCGGGGACTGGCGCAGCCTGGCCGCACGCCTGGGCTTCGGCCCCGACGCCATCGGCACCTTCGGCCGGGGCCGGGCTCCCACCCGCACCCTGCTCAGCGCCTGGGCCAGCACCGAGGGGGCCACGCTGGAGAGCCTGTGCCAGGCGCTGGGTGCCATCGGCAGGCAGGATGCGGTACGGCGCCTGGTGGGACCCGGGGACGCCACCTCTGCTGTGTGA